A genomic stretch from Arachis stenosperma cultivar V10309 chromosome 3, arast.V10309.gnm1.PFL2, whole genome shotgun sequence includes:
- the LOC130967026 gene encoding uncharacterized protein LOC130967026 produces the protein MKCKEASRAEADQNWIRIGITMWTIWKARNNHVYNNIEPNPESTINHAIIIEKEYNSLIKENISKVREDNKGRPLPVIWRPPPHSWLKVNSDAAFSIGTKSGAIASVIRDHTEKILGGSVTVIQANSSLSAEAQALREVVILVKNLNIQKAIIETDSLQIIQTLKSGVTIWEIDPIIQDIISIQKRLSNCGFTWTPQEGNRLAHSLAALKLKNQLPAIWPTTPPPQIADIIRRKRIGLLLQNSHQQT, from the coding sequence ATGAAGTGTAAAGAAGCCAGCAGAGCGGAAGCAGACCAGAATTGGATTAGAATTGGCATCACTATGTGGACAATATGGAAGGCTAGGAACAACCACGTGTACAATAACATAGAGCCTAACCCAGAGTCTACCATCAATCATGCAATAATAATAGAGAAAGAGTACAATAgcctaataaaagaaaacatcTCCAAAGTTAGAGAAGACAACAAAGGGAGGCCATTACCTGTCATTTGGAGACCCCCTCCCCATAGCTGGCTCAAGGTAAACTCTGATGCTGCTTTTTCCATTGGAACCAAGTCAGGGGCAATAGCTTCAGTGATCAGAGACCATACAGAAAAAATCCTGGGGGGATCTGTAACAGTGATTCAAGCAAACTCAAGCCTATCAGCAGAAGCACAAGCATTAAGGGAAGTTGTAATTCTAgtgaaaaatttaaatattcaaaaagccATCATTGAAACAGATAGTTTGCAGATTATTCAGACTCTCAAATCAGGGGTTACAATTTGGGAAATAGACCCAATCATTCAAGACATAATTTCTATTCAAAAAAGACTTTCAAACTGTGGTTTCACCTGGACCCCTCAAGAAGGAAACAGACTGGCCCATTCATTAGCAGCTTtgaaactcaaaaatcaacttccTGCTATTTGGCCAACAACTCCCCCGCCTCAAATTGCAGACATCATCAGAAGGAAAAGAATTGGACTGCTTCTCCAAAATTCTCATCAGCAAACCTGA